In the genome of Tursiops truncatus isolate mTurTru1 chromosome 21, mTurTru1.mat.Y, whole genome shotgun sequence, one region contains:
- the PPP1R3B gene encoding protein phosphatase 1 regulatory subunit 3B isoform X1 translates to MRLPAKGADLSPGPRSCCRRRCPCHPGADAAAGWRLRTSGLMSCTSPRPASRTHRGSRSLVAAASPATSLRAFRCSEPAGKGASPRPNRLLACSSPVMAVDIECRYSCMAPSLRRERFAFQISPKSSKPLRPCIQLSGKNEASGTVASTVQEKKVKKRVSFADNQGLALTMVKVFSEFDDPLDIPLNITELLDSIVSLTTAESESFVLDFSQPSADYLDFRNRLRTDHVCLENCVLKDRAIAGTVKVQNLAFEKMVKVRMTFDTWKSFTDFPCWYVKDTYAGSDKDTFSFEISLPEKIQSYERMEFAVCYECNGQTYWDSNKGKNYRIIRAELKSTQGTAQPPNGPDFGIAFDQFGSPRCSYGLFPEWPSYLGYEKLGPYY, encoded by the exons ATGCGGCTGCCCGCGAAGGGTGCCGACCTGAGCCCCGGCCCCCGCTCCTGCTGTCGCCGCCGCTGCCCCTGCCACCCCGGCGCGGATGCTGCCGCGGGCTGGCGCCTCCGCACCTCGGGGCTTATGAGCTGTACCAG CCCAAGGCCTGCCTCCCGGACACACCGAGGCTCACGTAGTCTGGTGGCGGCAGCCTCCCCTGCCACCTCCCTCCGGGCATTCCGATGCAGCGAGCCAGCTGGAAAGGGGGCTTCCCCGCGGCCCAACAG GCTTCTAGCCTGCTCTAGCCCCGTGATGGCTGTGGACATTGAGTGCAGGTACAGCTGCATGGCCCCCTCCTTGCGCAGAGAGCGGTTTGCCTTCCAGATCTCCCCGAAGTCAAGCAAACCCCTGAGGCCTTGTATTCAGCTGAGCGGCAAGAATGAAGCCAGCGGGACGGTGGCCTCGACCGTCCAGGAGAAAAAGGTGAAGAAGCGGGTGTCCTTTGCAGACAACCAAGGGCTGGCCCTGACAATGGTCAAAGTGTTCTCCGAGTTTGATGACCCGTTAGATATTCCACTGAACATCACCGAGCTCCTGGACAGCATTGTGAGTCTGACGACAGCGGAGAGCGAGAGCTTTGTGCTGGATTTCTCGCAGCCCTCTGCAGACTACCTGGACTTCAGAAATCGGCTTCGGACCGACCACGTCTGCCTGGAGAACTGCGTCTTGAAGGACAGAGCCATTGCAGGCACGGTGAAGGTGCAGAACCTCGCATTTGAGAAGATGGTGAAAGTCAGAATGACATTCGACACCTGGAAAAGCTTCACAGACTTTCCCTGTTGGTACGTGAAGGACACGTACGCAGGTTCAGACAAGGACACATTCTCCTTTGAAATCAGCTTGCCTGAAAAAATTCAGTCTTATGAGAGGATGGAGTTTGCCGTGTGCTATGAGTGCAATGGACAGACGTACTGGGACAGCAATAAAGGCAAAAACTATAGGATCATCCGGGCAGAGTTGAAATCCACCCAGGGAACAGCCCAGCCACCAAATGGACCAGATTTTGGAATAGCTTTTGACCAGTTTGGAAGCCCTCGGTGTTCCTATGGTCTGTTTCCGGAGTGGCCTAGTTATTTAGGATACGAGAAGCTTGGGCCCTACTATTAG
- the PPP1R3B gene encoding protein phosphatase 1 regulatory subunit 3B isoform X3, translating to MCFATNPDLCSVILRLENLILISSPTSSISPLELSNQNINLPWLLACSSPVMAVDIECRYSCMAPSLRRERFAFQISPKSSKPLRPCIQLSGKNEASGTVASTVQEKKVKKRVSFADNQGLALTMVKVFSEFDDPLDIPLNITELLDSIVSLTTAESESFVLDFSQPSADYLDFRNRLRTDHVCLENCVLKDRAIAGTVKVQNLAFEKMVKVRMTFDTWKSFTDFPCWYVKDTYAGSDKDTFSFEISLPEKIQSYERMEFAVCYECNGQTYWDSNKGKNYRIIRAELKSTQGTAQPPNGPDFGIAFDQFGSPRCSYGLFPEWPSYLGYEKLGPYY from the exons ATGTGTTTCGCAACTAATCCAGATCTGTGTTCTGTGATTCTCAGGCTAGAGAATTTAATCCTGATTTCATCGCCGACTTCTTCAATTAGCCCATTGGAACTGTCAAATCAGAATATCAATTTGCCATg GCTTCTAGCCTGCTCTAGCCCCGTGATGGCTGTGGACATTGAGTGCAGGTACAGCTGCATGGCCCCCTCCTTGCGCAGAGAGCGGTTTGCCTTCCAGATCTCCCCGAAGTCAAGCAAACCCCTGAGGCCTTGTATTCAGCTGAGCGGCAAGAATGAAGCCAGCGGGACGGTGGCCTCGACCGTCCAGGAGAAAAAGGTGAAGAAGCGGGTGTCCTTTGCAGACAACCAAGGGCTGGCCCTGACAATGGTCAAAGTGTTCTCCGAGTTTGATGACCCGTTAGATATTCCACTGAACATCACCGAGCTCCTGGACAGCATTGTGAGTCTGACGACAGCGGAGAGCGAGAGCTTTGTGCTGGATTTCTCGCAGCCCTCTGCAGACTACCTGGACTTCAGAAATCGGCTTCGGACCGACCACGTCTGCCTGGAGAACTGCGTCTTGAAGGACAGAGCCATTGCAGGCACGGTGAAGGTGCAGAACCTCGCATTTGAGAAGATGGTGAAAGTCAGAATGACATTCGACACCTGGAAAAGCTTCACAGACTTTCCCTGTTGGTACGTGAAGGACACGTACGCAGGTTCAGACAAGGACACATTCTCCTTTGAAATCAGCTTGCCTGAAAAAATTCAGTCTTATGAGAGGATGGAGTTTGCCGTGTGCTATGAGTGCAATGGACAGACGTACTGGGACAGCAATAAAGGCAAAAACTATAGGATCATCCGGGCAGAGTTGAAATCCACCCAGGGAACAGCCCAGCCACCAAATGGACCAGATTTTGGAATAGCTTTTGACCAGTTTGGAAGCCCTCGGTGTTCCTATGGTCTGTTTCCGGAGTGGCCTAGTTATTTAGGATACGAGAAGCTTGGGCCCTACTATTAG
- the PPP1R3B gene encoding protein phosphatase 1 regulatory subunit 3B isoform X4: protein MPILLILWQPSLLGGNKEMPKGLLACSSPVMAVDIECRYSCMAPSLRRERFAFQISPKSSKPLRPCIQLSGKNEASGTVASTVQEKKVKKRVSFADNQGLALTMVKVFSEFDDPLDIPLNITELLDSIVSLTTAESESFVLDFSQPSADYLDFRNRLRTDHVCLENCVLKDRAIAGTVKVQNLAFEKMVKVRMTFDTWKSFTDFPCWYVKDTYAGSDKDTFSFEISLPEKIQSYERMEFAVCYECNGQTYWDSNKGKNYRIIRAELKSTQGTAQPPNGPDFGIAFDQFGSPRCSYGLFPEWPSYLGYEKLGPYY, encoded by the exons ATGCCAATTTTACTCATACTGTGGCAGCCAAGCCTTTTGGGAGGGAATAAAGAAATGCCGAAGGG GCTTCTAGCCTGCTCTAGCCCCGTGATGGCTGTGGACATTGAGTGCAGGTACAGCTGCATGGCCCCCTCCTTGCGCAGAGAGCGGTTTGCCTTCCAGATCTCCCCGAAGTCAAGCAAACCCCTGAGGCCTTGTATTCAGCTGAGCGGCAAGAATGAAGCCAGCGGGACGGTGGCCTCGACCGTCCAGGAGAAAAAGGTGAAGAAGCGGGTGTCCTTTGCAGACAACCAAGGGCTGGCCCTGACAATGGTCAAAGTGTTCTCCGAGTTTGATGACCCGTTAGATATTCCACTGAACATCACCGAGCTCCTGGACAGCATTGTGAGTCTGACGACAGCGGAGAGCGAGAGCTTTGTGCTGGATTTCTCGCAGCCCTCTGCAGACTACCTGGACTTCAGAAATCGGCTTCGGACCGACCACGTCTGCCTGGAGAACTGCGTCTTGAAGGACAGAGCCATTGCAGGCACGGTGAAGGTGCAGAACCTCGCATTTGAGAAGATGGTGAAAGTCAGAATGACATTCGACACCTGGAAAAGCTTCACAGACTTTCCCTGTTGGTACGTGAAGGACACGTACGCAGGTTCAGACAAGGACACATTCTCCTTTGAAATCAGCTTGCCTGAAAAAATTCAGTCTTATGAGAGGATGGAGTTTGCCGTGTGCTATGAGTGCAATGGACAGACGTACTGGGACAGCAATAAAGGCAAAAACTATAGGATCATCCGGGCAGAGTTGAAATCCACCCAGGGAACAGCCCAGCCACCAAATGGACCAGATTTTGGAATAGCTTTTGACCAGTTTGGAAGCCCTCGGTGTTCCTATGGTCTGTTTCCGGAGTGGCCTAGTTATTTAGGATACGAGAAGCTTGGGCCCTACTATTAG
- the PPP1R3B gene encoding protein phosphatase 1 regulatory subunit 3B isoform X2, which yields MRLPAKGADLSPGPRSCCRRRCPCHPGADAAAGWRLRTSGLMSCTRLLACSSPVMAVDIECRYSCMAPSLRRERFAFQISPKSSKPLRPCIQLSGKNEASGTVASTVQEKKVKKRVSFADNQGLALTMVKVFSEFDDPLDIPLNITELLDSIVSLTTAESESFVLDFSQPSADYLDFRNRLRTDHVCLENCVLKDRAIAGTVKVQNLAFEKMVKVRMTFDTWKSFTDFPCWYVKDTYAGSDKDTFSFEISLPEKIQSYERMEFAVCYECNGQTYWDSNKGKNYRIIRAELKSTQGTAQPPNGPDFGIAFDQFGSPRCSYGLFPEWPSYLGYEKLGPYY from the exons ATGCGGCTGCCCGCGAAGGGTGCCGACCTGAGCCCCGGCCCCCGCTCCTGCTGTCGCCGCCGCTGCCCCTGCCACCCCGGCGCGGATGCTGCCGCGGGCTGGCGCCTCCGCACCTCGGGGCTTATGAGCTGTACCAG GCTTCTAGCCTGCTCTAGCCCCGTGATGGCTGTGGACATTGAGTGCAGGTACAGCTGCATGGCCCCCTCCTTGCGCAGAGAGCGGTTTGCCTTCCAGATCTCCCCGAAGTCAAGCAAACCCCTGAGGCCTTGTATTCAGCTGAGCGGCAAGAATGAAGCCAGCGGGACGGTGGCCTCGACCGTCCAGGAGAAAAAGGTGAAGAAGCGGGTGTCCTTTGCAGACAACCAAGGGCTGGCCCTGACAATGGTCAAAGTGTTCTCCGAGTTTGATGACCCGTTAGATATTCCACTGAACATCACCGAGCTCCTGGACAGCATTGTGAGTCTGACGACAGCGGAGAGCGAGAGCTTTGTGCTGGATTTCTCGCAGCCCTCTGCAGACTACCTGGACTTCAGAAATCGGCTTCGGACCGACCACGTCTGCCTGGAGAACTGCGTCTTGAAGGACAGAGCCATTGCAGGCACGGTGAAGGTGCAGAACCTCGCATTTGAGAAGATGGTGAAAGTCAGAATGACATTCGACACCTGGAAAAGCTTCACAGACTTTCCCTGTTGGTACGTGAAGGACACGTACGCAGGTTCAGACAAGGACACATTCTCCTTTGAAATCAGCTTGCCTGAAAAAATTCAGTCTTATGAGAGGATGGAGTTTGCCGTGTGCTATGAGTGCAATGGACAGACGTACTGGGACAGCAATAAAGGCAAAAACTATAGGATCATCCGGGCAGAGTTGAAATCCACCCAGGGAACAGCCCAGCCACCAAATGGACCAGATTTTGGAATAGCTTTTGACCAGTTTGGAAGCCCTCGGTGTTCCTATGGTCTGTTTCCGGAGTGGCCTAGTTATTTAGGATACGAGAAGCTTGGGCCCTACTATTAG